One Pseudomonas fluorescens genomic region harbors:
- a CDS encoding zinc-dependent alcohol dehydrogenase family protein, which yields MSRTIRFHKFGPAEVLKCEEHAAAQPGPGEVQVRVEAIGISWYDTLWRQNLASSQARLPSGLGHEMAGVVTAIGDGVDDLSVGDKVASFPAESPNDYPVYGEQIILPRTALTRYPDVLSPIQASVHYTPLLIAYFAYADLARVKPGQFALVTDASHCAGPSFVQLGKALGVRVIAATKDAEEREYLLSLGAEKVIVTEEEDLLMRINKITDNRGVDVVFDGLGGPQMSLLGDVLAPRGSLVLYGLQGGNQTPFPACAAFQKNIQFFVHCIGNFTGKPELGIVQDHVALQRALRDINQLTADRVLLPLKTRVFPFTEFVEAHRYMDECPCRERVALQVEPA from the coding sequence ATGTCCCGCACGATCCGTTTTCACAAGTTTGGTCCGGCCGAGGTGCTCAAATGCGAAGAGCATGCGGCCGCTCAGCCAGGTCCTGGCGAAGTGCAGGTGCGTGTCGAAGCGATCGGCATCAGCTGGTACGACACGCTCTGGCGTCAGAACCTGGCCTCGTCGCAGGCACGTCTGCCTTCGGGCCTCGGCCACGAGATGGCGGGTGTGGTCACAGCTATCGGCGATGGTGTCGATGACCTGTCGGTGGGTGACAAGGTTGCCAGTTTTCCGGCCGAGAGCCCGAATGACTACCCGGTTTATGGCGAGCAGATCATATTGCCGCGTACCGCGTTGACCCGTTATCCAGACGTACTCAGCCCGATTCAGGCCAGCGTGCATTACACGCCACTGTTGATCGCCTATTTTGCTTACGCCGATCTGGCGCGGGTCAAGCCTGGCCAATTTGCCCTGGTGACTGACGCCAGTCACTGCGCCGGCCCTTCGTTCGTCCAGTTGGGCAAGGCACTGGGAGTGCGGGTGATTGCCGCGACCAAAGACGCGGAAGAGCGCGAATACCTGCTGTCCCTTGGCGCAGAAAAAGTGATTGTCACCGAGGAAGAAGATCTGCTGATGCGGATCAACAAGATCACCGACAATCGCGGCGTCGACGTCGTGTTCGATGGCCTTGGCGGCCCGCAGATGTCGCTGTTGGGGGATGTGCTGGCACCGCGTGGCAGTCTGGTCTTGTATGGTCTGCAAGGTGGCAATCAAACGCCGTTCCCGGCCTGTGCAGCGTTCCAGAAGAATATTCAGTTCTTCGTGCACTGCATCGGCAACTTCACCGGCAAGCCGGAGTTGGGCATCGTTCAGGATCACGTCGCGCTGCAACGTGCCCTGCGCGACATCAACCAGTTGACGGCGGATCGTGTGTTGCTGCCGCTCAAGACCCGAGTGTTTCCGTTCACCGAGTTTGTCGAGGCGCACCGGTACATGGATGAATGTCCGTGTCGTGAACGGGTTGCTCTGCAAGTCGAGCCCGCCTGA
- the pgm gene encoding phosphoglucomutase (alpha-D-glucose-1,6-bisphosphate-dependent), with translation MTLSPFAGKPAPAELLVDIPRLVTAYYTGQPDASVSTQRVAFGTSGHRGSSFDLSFNEWHVLAISQAICLYREAQGINGPLFVGIDTHALSTPAGASALEVLAANGVTVMIAEGDEYTPTPAISHAILCYNRGRTTGLADGIVITPSHNPPQSGGYKYNPTNGGPADTHITKWIEAKANELLANKLAGVKRISYEQALKASTTHRHDYLNTYVADLINVIDFDAIRDAKLRLGVDPLGGAGVRYWSAIAEHYRLDLEVVNKEVDSTFRFMTVDWDGQIRMDPSSSHAMQGLIGLKERFDVAFACDPDHDRHGIVTPSGGLLAPNNYLAVSIDYLFQNRPQWRADAAVGKTVVSSGLIDRVAKRLGRRLYEVPVGFKWFADGLFDGSLGFGGEESAGASFLRKDGGVWSTDKDGLIPALLAAEMTARTGRDPSQACNALTAELGEPFSVRVDAKANPEQKALLSKLSPAQVTSTELAGEQIQSILSHAPGNDQAIGGLKVMTENGWFAARPSGTEDIYKIYAESFISDDHLKQLVAEAQTLVDGAISSK, from the coding sequence ATGACACTCAGTCCTTTTGCGGGCAAACCGGCACCGGCAGAACTGTTGGTCGATATCCCGCGACTGGTAACGGCCTATTACACGGGTCAGCCTGACGCATCGGTTTCCACTCAGCGCGTGGCGTTTGGCACGTCCGGCCACCGAGGCAGCTCCTTCGACTTGAGTTTCAATGAATGGCACGTTCTGGCAATCAGCCAGGCGATCTGCCTGTATCGCGAAGCCCAGGGCATCAACGGCCCATTGTTCGTCGGGATCGATACCCATGCGTTGTCGACGCCTGCCGGGGCAAGCGCTCTGGAAGTGCTGGCGGCCAACGGGGTGACCGTGATGATTGCCGAAGGCGATGAATACACGCCGACGCCGGCGATTTCTCACGCGATTCTCTGCTACAACCGTGGCCGTACCACGGGCCTGGCTGACGGCATCGTTATCACGCCGTCGCACAACCCGCCACAAAGCGGCGGCTACAAGTACAACCCTACCAACGGCGGCCCGGCCGATACGCACATCACCAAGTGGATCGAAGCCAAGGCCAACGAACTGCTGGCGAACAAACTCGCCGGGGTCAAGCGCATCAGCTACGAGCAGGCGCTCAAGGCCAGCACCACGCACCGCCATGACTACCTCAACACCTATGTCGCTGACCTGATCAATGTCATCGACTTCGACGCCATTCGTGATGCCAAGCTGCGCCTTGGTGTTGATCCGCTGGGTGGAGCAGGGGTGCGCTACTGGTCGGCCATTGCCGAGCATTACCGTCTGGATCTGGAGGTGGTCAACAAAGAGGTTGATTCGACGTTCCGTTTCATGACAGTCGACTGGGACGGTCAAATCCGCATGGACCCGTCGTCCAGTCATGCGATGCAAGGTTTGATCGGTCTGAAAGAGCGTTTTGACGTGGCGTTCGCCTGTGATCCGGATCACGATCGCCATGGCATCGTGACCCCATCGGGTGGTTTGCTGGCGCCGAACAATTATCTCGCGGTGTCCATCGATTATCTGTTCCAGAATCGTCCGCAATGGCGTGCTGATGCCGCCGTGGGCAAAACCGTGGTCAGCAGCGGCTTGATCGATCGCGTTGCGAAACGCCTGGGTCGTCGTCTGTACGAAGTGCCCGTTGGCTTCAAATGGTTCGCCGACGGCCTGTTTGATGGCTCATTGGGCTTTGGCGGGGAGGAGAGCGCCGGTGCGTCGTTCCTGCGTAAGGATGGCGGTGTCTGGAGTACCGACAAGGACGGGCTGATTCCGGCATTGCTTGCCGCCGAAATGACTGCTCGCACGGGTCGCGATCCAAGCCAGGCGTGTAACGCGCTGACTGCCGAGTTGGGCGAACCGTTCTCGGTGCGCGTAGACGCCAAGGCCAATCCTGAACAGAAAGCGCTGCTGAGCAAGCTGTCACCGGCACAGGTCACTTCGACCGAACTGGCTGGCGAGCAAATCCAAAGCATTCTCAGCCACGCACCAGGCAACGACCAGGCCATCGGCGGTCTGAAAGTGATGACCGAAAACGGCTGGTTCGCCGCGCGTCCTTCGGGCACCGAAGATATCTACAAAATCTACGCCGAAAGCTTTATCAGCGATGATCACCTCAAGCAATTGGTGGCCGAAGCGCAGACGCTGGTAGATGGCGCCATCTCCAGCAAGTAA
- a CDS encoding pirin family protein: protein MLELRPFSSLGGAHHAWLDAHHHFSFAEYYDPARMNWGNLRVWNDDIIAAGTGFPQHPHRDMEIITYVHEGAITHQDNLGNKGRTEAGDVQVMSAGTGIAHSEYNLEATETKIFQIWILPTETGAPPSWGAKPFPKGEREGFVTLASGKDGDDQSLRIRANARLVAANIKAGETAEYHLDAGRRAYLVPATGVIEVNGLRAQARDGVAVEHEQVLTVTAIEDSEIVLVDLA, encoded by the coding sequence ATGCTTGAACTCAGACCTTTCAGCTCGCTGGGCGGCGCCCATCACGCCTGGCTGGATGCCCACCACCACTTCTCGTTCGCCGAGTACTACGATCCGGCGCGTATGAACTGGGGCAACTTGCGCGTTTGGAACGACGACATCATCGCCGCCGGAACCGGTTTTCCGCAGCACCCGCACCGCGACATGGAAATCATCACTTATGTGCATGAAGGCGCGATTACTCACCAGGACAACTTGGGCAACAAGGGCCGGACCGAAGCGGGCGATGTGCAGGTGATGAGCGCCGGAACCGGCATCGCTCACAGTGAATACAACCTGGAAGCCACAGAGACGAAGATCTTCCAGATCTGGATTCTGCCGACCGAAACCGGCGCACCGCCATCGTGGGGCGCAAAACCGTTTCCCAAAGGTGAGCGCGAAGGTTTCGTCACGCTCGCCAGCGGCAAGGACGGCGATGACCAGAGCCTGCGAATTCGCGCTAACGCACGGTTGGTCGCGGCGAACATCAAAGCCGGAGAAACCGCTGAATACCATTTGGACGCGGGGCGTCGCGCTTACCTGGTGCCAGCCACCGGTGTGATCGAAGTCAACGGTTTGCGCGCCCAAGCGCGCGACGGCGTGGCAGTGGAACACGAGCAGGTGCTGACTGTTACTGCGATTGAAGACAGCGAAATCGTACTGGTGGACCTCGCCTGA
- a CDS encoding LysR family transcriptional regulator, whose translation MNRNDLRRVDLNLLIVFETLMHERSVTRAAEKLFLGQPAISAALSRLRSLFDDPLFVRTGRSMEPSARAVEIFALLSPALDSISTAVSRAAEFDPATSTSVFRIGLSDDVEFALLPMLLKRLRAEAPGIVLVVRRVNYILMPGLLASGEISIGVSYTTDLPANAKRKVLRRSAPKLLRADTVPGPLSLDDYCARPHALVSFAGDLSGFVDEELEKLGRKRHVVLAVPQFNGLGTLLAGTDIVATVPDYTAEALTAAGGLRAEDPPLPTRTFELHMAWRGSQDNDPGERWLRSRIQMFFGDPDSLQ comes from the coding sequence ATGAATCGTAATGACCTGCGTCGTGTCGACCTGAACCTGTTGATCGTATTCGAAACATTGATGCACGAACGCAGTGTGACCCGGGCGGCGGAAAAATTGTTCCTTGGTCAACCGGCGATCAGCGCGGCGTTGTCGCGCTTGCGCAGTCTGTTCGATGATCCTTTATTCGTACGCACCGGACGCAGCATGGAGCCGTCCGCTCGGGCGGTGGAAATCTTCGCCCTGCTCTCGCCTGCGCTCGACTCCATTTCGACGGCAGTAAGCCGTGCGGCAGAGTTCGATCCGGCGACCAGTACCTCGGTATTTCGTATCGGCCTGTCCGATGACGTCGAGTTCGCCCTGCTGCCCATGCTGCTCAAACGCTTGCGCGCCGAAGCGCCGGGCATCGTGCTGGTCGTGCGTCGGGTCAACTACATATTGATGCCGGGCCTGCTCGCCTCCGGAGAAATTTCCATCGGCGTCAGCTACACCACCGATTTGCCGGCCAACGCCAAACGCAAGGTTTTGCGTCGCAGCGCGCCAAAATTGCTGCGCGCTGACACCGTGCCGGGACCGTTGAGTCTGGACGACTACTGCGCGCGCCCGCATGCGCTGGTGTCGTTTGCCGGAGACCTGAGTGGTTTCGTCGACGAAGAACTGGAAAAACTCGGACGCAAACGGCACGTAGTACTGGCGGTGCCGCAGTTCAATGGATTGGGCACGCTGCTGGCAGGCACGGACATCGTCGCCACCGTGCCGGATTACACGGCGGAAGCACTAACGGCGGCTGGCGGTCTGCGCGCCGAAGACCCACCGTTGCCGACGCGCACGTTCGAGCTGCACATGGCGTGGCGTGGGTCTCAGGATAACGATCCGGGTGAGCGCTGGTTGCGGTCGCGGATTCAGATGTTCTTCGGCGATCCGGACAGTCTGCAGTAA
- a CDS encoding DUF4190 domain-containing protein, with the protein MAMVYCRACAKELHETALTCPQCGASQQLLVPQTHAEVPWLAIVSMILGIISALTLFDDSEWDAETILGVGVFSIAGLACGVICVNQKQPGRNLAIAGIILSGLTAFVLACLSIE; encoded by the coding sequence ATGGCAATGGTCTATTGTCGTGCTTGCGCCAAGGAGCTACACGAAACGGCGCTCACCTGCCCGCAATGCGGAGCCAGCCAACAACTCTTGGTGCCGCAGACGCACGCCGAAGTGCCTTGGCTGGCCATCGTCTCGATGATCCTGGGAATTATCAGCGCACTTACGCTGTTTGATGATTCCGAATGGGACGCTGAAACGATCCTCGGTGTTGGTGTTTTCAGCATCGCCGGTCTCGCTTGCGGCGTCATCTGTGTCAACCAAAAACAACCTGGTCGAAACCTCGCAATCGCCGGCATTATTTTGTCCGGCCTCACTGCGTTCGTTTTGGCTTGTCTATCGATTGAATAA
- a CDS encoding PLP-dependent aminotransferase family protein, producing the protein MKTLRENDFAYQAVYRYLNQLLNEPGGNEPVRLPSLRQLADRLNVSISTIQYAYSLLEKEGRVYSVAKSGYYARAQTPWTAPGNGEDLLETLCLHARRPDICVLSHDDPAAVLPLDSPLLMLERELLRQYPRQTHINTQPCGELELRTVLAARYTTSATRCWHAEDVYIGADLRGVLEILISVLALRGATMVIESPCDWTILRLLEANNVRVIELPLQALGELDARRLEALLKTEPIRLILLSSALSMPHGSLVCEDNRRAIASLLTRHGTWVLENDCYSELDERLDGQRLRNLLDPERLLVFSSFENVIGAEAPYGFVLSRQWRHELHRHFLLRSFRMSPIRQKAIARLYAGGRIDHHLPILRRLLKERRTHLIQLLRERLGETLQIVEPYGGATVWVRSLRPVDMRAVFQRLLKQQVLIAPGELFSANGLYEHHMRLSSLGQGDHDLAAVVGMLADALRLAPGD; encoded by the coding sequence ATGAAAACCTTGCGCGAAAACGACTTCGCCTATCAGGCGGTTTATCGTTACTTGAATCAACTGCTCAACGAACCGGGCGGCAATGAACCGGTGCGTTTGCCGTCGCTGCGACAGTTGGCTGATCGGTTGAATGTGTCGATCTCGACGATCCAGTACGCCTATTCACTGCTGGAGAAGGAAGGCCGGGTGTATTCGGTTGCGAAATCGGGATATTACGCAAGGGCGCAGACACCTTGGACGGCACCGGGAAACGGCGAGGATTTGCTTGAAACGTTGTGCCTTCACGCCAGACGCCCCGATATCTGCGTGCTAAGTCACGATGATCCGGCGGCGGTGCTGCCACTCGACAGCCCGCTATTGATGCTCGAACGCGAGTTGTTGCGCCAATATCCGCGTCAGACGCACATCAACACGCAGCCTTGTGGCGAGCTCGAACTGCGCACGGTACTCGCCGCGCGCTACACGACATCGGCCACGCGGTGTTGGCATGCCGAGGATGTCTACATCGGCGCCGACCTGCGCGGAGTGCTGGAGATATTGATCAGTGTGCTGGCGCTGCGTGGCGCGACGATGGTGATCGAATCACCGTGCGACTGGACGATTTTGCGCCTGCTGGAAGCCAACAATGTGCGCGTCATTGAATTGCCGTTGCAGGCGTTGGGGGAGCTGGATGCGCGGCGACTGGAAGCGTTGCTCAAAACCGAACCGATACGGCTGATCCTGTTGTCGTCGGCGCTGAGTATGCCCCACGGCAGTCTGGTCTGTGAGGACAACCGCCGCGCCATTGCCAGCCTGCTCACACGACACGGCACCTGGGTATTGGAAAACGATTGTTACAGCGAACTGGATGAGCGGCTGGACGGGCAACGCTTGCGCAATCTGCTCGACCCAGAGCGCTTGCTGGTATTTTCCAGTTTCGAGAATGTCATTGGCGCTGAAGCGCCTTACGGCTTCGTGTTGTCGCGCCAGTGGCGTCATGAGTTGCACCGACATTTCCTGCTGCGCTCATTTCGCATGTCGCCGATTCGGCAGAAGGCCATCGCCCGTCTTTACGCCGGTGGGCGCATTGACCACCACCTGCCGATATTGCGGCGTTTGCTCAAAGAACGCCGTACGCATTTGATCCAGTTACTGCGCGAACGTCTGGGCGAAACCCTGCAGATCGTCGAACCGTACGGAGGCGCCACCGTTTGGGTCCGCTCGTTGCGACCCGTGGACATGCGCGCGGTGTTTCAACGACTGCTCAAGCAACAAGTGCTGATCGCACCGGGTGAGCTGTTCAGTGCCAATGGCCTGTACGAACACCACATGCGTCTGAGCTCGCTCGGGCAGGGTGATCACGACCTGGCTGCCGTGGTCGGAATGCTCGCAGATGCCTTGCGCCTGGCCCCCGGTGACTGA
- a CDS encoding DUF805 domain-containing protein, whose product MSMVFCRGCAKEISTLALACPQCGAPQAAQAAPQSYASGPAITTGNPYLEALKNYAVFNGRATRREYWLFFLINMGVAFVMGFIDGFAQTGGVMQGLYNLAMLVPSIAVGVRRMHDTDRSGWWLLLPIVNIVFLAQDSQPGPNRFGANRKGIN is encoded by the coding sequence ATGAGCATGGTTTTCTGCCGCGGTTGCGCCAAGGAAATAAGCACCTTGGCCCTGGCTTGCCCACAGTGCGGCGCACCACAGGCAGCTCAGGCCGCGCCGCAGTCCTACGCAAGCGGCCCCGCCATCACCACAGGCAATCCTTACCTTGAGGCATTGAAGAATTACGCCGTGTTCAACGGTCGCGCTACGCGTCGTGAATACTGGCTGTTCTTCCTTATCAACATGGGCGTCGCGTTCGTTATGGGCTTCATTGACGGTTTTGCCCAGACCGGCGGGGTTATGCAAGGTCTTTATAATCTGGCGATGCTGGTGCCGAGTATTGCCGTCGGTGTGCGCCGTATGCACGACACGGACCGTAGCGGCTGGTGGCTGTTGCTGCCGATCGTCAATATCGTTTTCCTCGCACAGGACAGCCAGCCTGGGCCGAATCGTTTTGGTGCCAACCGCAAAGGCATCAACTGA
- the mexE gene encoding multidrug efflux RND transporter periplasmic adaptor subunit MexE: MEQSLKHLRFPLALLAVLVMSACGKTPETAAAPPAAKVSVAKVIEQPVNEWDEFTGRLEAPETVEIRPRVSGQIDQVAFTEGALVKKGDLLFQIDPRPFQAEVRRLEALVAQARATATRSENEAGRGERLRASNAISAELADSRASAAQEARAAVGALQAQLDLAKLNLSFTRVTAPISGRVSRAEITAGNLVTADTTALTSVVSTDRVYAYFDADERVFLKYTQLARNGQRGATTPVYMGLSNEDGNPHLGQMNFVDNQVNPKTGTIRGRAVFDNADGTYTPGLYARLKLVGSGTYNAMLINDEAVGTDLGKKFVLVMDADNKTAYRAVELGPKIEGLRIVRTGLNKDDTIIVKGLQRVRPGSPVTPEVIPMASEQTLAALAQQRQALEASNLPKVAPAKGASGSAAKLAATTPRG; this comes from the coding sequence ATGGAACAATCACTCAAACATTTGCGCTTCCCGTTGGCCCTTTTGGCCGTACTGGTGATGAGCGCCTGCGGCAAGACTCCGGAGACTGCCGCCGCGCCACCTGCTGCCAAAGTCAGCGTGGCCAAGGTAATCGAACAACCGGTCAATGAGTGGGACGAGTTCACCGGGCGCCTTGAAGCGCCTGAAACCGTTGAAATCCGTCCACGGGTTTCCGGACAGATCGACCAAGTCGCTTTCACCGAAGGCGCACTGGTCAAGAAAGGTGACTTGCTGTTCCAGATCGATCCGCGTCCGTTTCAGGCTGAGGTCCGCCGCCTCGAAGCACTCGTAGCCCAGGCTCGCGCCACCGCCACCCGCAGTGAAAACGAAGCCGGTCGTGGTGAGCGTCTGCGCGCCAGCAACGCGATCTCTGCCGAACTGGCTGATTCGCGCGCCAGCGCCGCTCAAGAAGCCCGCGCCGCCGTCGGTGCCCTGCAAGCGCAACTGGACCTGGCCAAACTGAACCTGAGCTTTACCCGCGTGACCGCGCCGATCAGTGGCCGCGTCAGCCGTGCCGAGATCACCGCCGGCAACCTGGTGACCGCCGACACCACCGCGCTGACCAGCGTGGTTTCTACCGATAGGGTCTACGCCTACTTCGACGCTGATGAACGCGTGTTCCTCAAGTACACCCAACTCGCTCGCAACGGCCAGCGCGGTGCTACCACGCCGGTGTACATGGGCCTGTCCAATGAAGACGGCAATCCGCACCTCGGCCAGATGAACTTCGTCGACAACCAGGTCAACCCGAAAACCGGCACTATCCGTGGCCGCGCCGTGTTCGACAACGCTGATGGCACCTACACCCCGGGGCTCTACGCGCGTCTGAAACTGGTCGGCAGCGGCACCTACAACGCCATGCTGATCAATGACGAAGCCGTCGGCACCGACCTCGGCAAGAAGTTCGTCCTGGTGATGGATGCGGACAACAAAACCGCCTATCGCGCCGTTGAACTGGGTCCGAAGATCGAAGGCCTGCGCATCGTCCGTACCGGTCTGAACAAAGACGACACGATCATCGTGAAGGGCCTGCAACGGGTTCGCCCTGGCTCGCCGGTCACTCCTGAAGTGATCCCGATGGCCAGCGAGCAAACCCTCGCGGCACTCGCTCAACAACGTCAAGCGCTGGAAGCCAGCAACCTGCCCAAAGTCGCCCCTGCCAAGGGTGCCTCGGGTTCGGCTGCGAAGCTGGCTGCTACGACCCCACGCGGTTAA